From one Nycticebus coucang isolate mNycCou1 chromosome 14, mNycCou1.pri, whole genome shotgun sequence genomic stretch:
- the LOC128565541 gene encoding LOW QUALITY PROTEIN: olfactory receptor 5M3-like (The sequence of the model RefSeq protein was modified relative to this genomic sequence to represent the inferred CDS: inserted 1 base in 1 codon) codes for MLNFTDVTEFILLGLTDRQEWQVLFFIIFLVVYIITMVGNAGMILLIKISPQLNXPMYFFLSHLSFVDVWFSSNVTPKMLENLLSETKTISYAGCLVQCFFFIALVHVEIFILAVMAFDRYMAIGNPLLYSSKMSRVVCIRLICFPYIYGFLTSLAATLWTYGLYFCGKIEINHFYCADPPLIKMACAGTFVKEYTMIILAGINFTYSLSVIIISYLFILIAILRMRSTEGRRKAFSTCGSHLTAVIIFYGTLIFMYLRRPTEESVEQGKMVAVFYTTVIPMLNPMIYSLRNKDVKEALTKVINRICLKK; via the exons ATGCTCAATTTCACCGATGTGACAGAATTTATTCTTTTGGGATTAACAGACCGTCAGGAATGGCAAGTTCTCTTCTTCATCATCTTTCTCGTGGTCTACATTATCACCATGGTGGGCAATGCTGGCATGATTCTGTTAATTAAGATCAGTCCACAGCTGA AGCCCATGTACTTTTTCCTCAGCCATTTGTCCTTTGTTGATGTGTGGTTTTCTTCCAACGTCACCCCTAAAATGTTGGAAAACCTGCTATCAGAGACAAAAACTATTTCTTATGCTGGGTGTTTGGTACAGTGCTTCTTCTTCATTGCTCTTGTTCATGTGGAAATTTTTATTCTGGCTGTGATGGCCTTTGACAGATACATGGCAATTGGGAACCCTCTGCTCTACAGCAGCAAAATGTCAAGGGTTGTCTGTATTCGACTGATCTGTTTCCCTTACATATATGGTTTCCTGACTAGTCTGGCAGCAACATTATGGACGTATGGCTTGTACTTCTGTGGGAAAATCGAGATCAACCACTTCTACTGTGCAGACCCACCTCTCATCAAGATGGCCTGTGCGGGGACCTTTGTGAAAGAATATACAATGATCATACTGGCAGGAATTAACTTCACATATTCCCTGAGTGTAATTATCatctcttatttattcattctcattGCCATCCTACGAATGCGCTCAACAGAAGGGAGACGGAAAGCCTTTTCTACTTGTGGGTCCCATCTGACAGCTGTTATCATATTTTATGGCACCCTGATCTTTATGTATCTCAGACGGCCCACCGAGGAGTCCGTGGAGCAGGGGAAGATGGTGGCTGTCTTCTATACCACGGTGATCCCCATGTTGAACCCCATGATCTACAGTCTGAGGAACAAGGACGTGAAAGAAGCCTTGACCAAAGTAATCAACAggatatgtttaaaaaaataa